Proteins from a genomic interval of Panthera tigris isolate Pti1 chromosome A2, P.tigris_Pti1_mat1.1, whole genome shotgun sequence:
- the SNAPC2 gene encoding snRNA-activating protein complex subunit 2 isoform X1, whose protein sequence is MKPPQRRRAAPARYLGEVTGPAAWSPREKRQLLRLLQARQGQPEPDATELARELPGRSEAEIRDFLRQLKGRVVREAIQRVHPGGPQGPRRRETQTPAPIEVWMDLAEKITGPLEEALTVAFSQVLTIAATEPVSLLHSKPPKPTQARGKQLLLSAPGGREDSSPETPETPGPAPKTSDPAPEAPSESLADPAAEGDLSVDFEKIYKYLSAISRSCQGPELSAAESAVVLDLLLALPEELPRLPCTALVKHMSDTYLRLTAPQPDPAGEGLRPRAENGGTSPRGPEEASQAMPQAPENAGPSEPRSAWQAAGVCPLNPFLVPLEFLGQAATPAR, encoded by the exons ATGAAGCCTCCACAGCGGCGGCGAGCGGCCCCGGCGCGCTACCTGGGCGAGGTGACCGGCCCCGCGGCCTGGAGCCCCCGCGAGAAGCGGCAGCTCCTACGACTACTGCAGGCGCGGCAGGGCCAGCCGGAGCCGGACGCCACTGAGCTGGCCCGAGAGCTGCCGGGCCGCAGCGAGGCCGAG atccgggactTCCTGCGGCAGCTCAAGGGCCGCGTGGTCCGGGAGGCCATTCAGAGGGTGCATCCAGGTGGCCCGCAGGGTCCAAGGCGCCGGGAAACACAGACCCCGGCCCCCATCGAG GTATGGATGGATCTGGCTGAGAAGATAACAGGCCCGCTGGAGGAAGCCCTGACTGTGGCTTTTTCACAG GTACTCACCATCGCGGCCACAGAGCCCGTCAGCCTCCTGCACTCCAAGCCCCCCAAGCCCACACAGGCGCGTGGAAAGCAGCTGCTGCTCAGCGCCCCTGGAGGGCGGGAGGACTCGAGCCCTGAGACCCCGGAgacccctggccccgcccccaagACAAGTGACCCCGCCCCTGAGGCACCTTCCGAATCCCTAGCTGACCCCGCGGCTGAAGGAGATCTCTCCGTGGACTTTGAGAAGATCTACAAGTATCTGTCAGCCATCTCCCGCAGTTGCCAGGGCCCTGAACTTTCTGCAGCTG AGTCAGCTGTGGTCCTTGACCTGCTGCTGGCACTTCCGGAGGAGCTCCCCCGCCTGCCCTGCACGGCCCTGGTTAAACATATGTCGGATACGTACCTGCGCCTGACGGCCCCCCAGCCGGACCCAGCTGGTGAGGGCCTGCGGCCCAGAGCTGAGAATGGCGGGACAAGCCCCAGGGGGCCGGAGGAGGCCAGCCAGGCCATGCCCCAGGCCCCAGAGAATGCTGGGCCCAGTGAACCGAGATCTGCTTGGCAGGCAGCCGGGGTCTGCCCCCTGAACCCGTTCCTGGTGCCCCTGGAATTTCTAGGCCAGGCAGCCACCCCTGCGCGTTGA
- the SNAPC2 gene encoding snRNA-activating protein complex subunit 2 isoform X2 translates to MKPPQRRRAAPARYLGEVTGPAAWSPREKRQLLRLLQARQGQPEPDATELARELPGRSEAEVWMDLAEKITGPLEEALTVAFSQVLTIAATEPVSLLHSKPPKPTQARGKQLLLSAPGGREDSSPETPETPGPAPKTSDPAPEAPSESLADPAAEGDLSVDFEKIYKYLSAISRSCQGPELSAAESAVVLDLLLALPEELPRLPCTALVKHMSDTYLRLTAPQPDPAGEGLRPRAENGGTSPRGPEEASQAMPQAPENAGPSEPRSAWQAAGVCPLNPFLVPLEFLGQAATPAR, encoded by the exons ATGAAGCCTCCACAGCGGCGGCGAGCGGCCCCGGCGCGCTACCTGGGCGAGGTGACCGGCCCCGCGGCCTGGAGCCCCCGCGAGAAGCGGCAGCTCCTACGACTACTGCAGGCGCGGCAGGGCCAGCCGGAGCCGGACGCCACTGAGCTGGCCCGAGAGCTGCCGGGCCGCAGCGAGGCCGAG GTATGGATGGATCTGGCTGAGAAGATAACAGGCCCGCTGGAGGAAGCCCTGACTGTGGCTTTTTCACAG GTACTCACCATCGCGGCCACAGAGCCCGTCAGCCTCCTGCACTCCAAGCCCCCCAAGCCCACACAGGCGCGTGGAAAGCAGCTGCTGCTCAGCGCCCCTGGAGGGCGGGAGGACTCGAGCCCTGAGACCCCGGAgacccctggccccgcccccaagACAAGTGACCCCGCCCCTGAGGCACCTTCCGAATCCCTAGCTGACCCCGCGGCTGAAGGAGATCTCTCCGTGGACTTTGAGAAGATCTACAAGTATCTGTCAGCCATCTCCCGCAGTTGCCAGGGCCCTGAACTTTCTGCAGCTG AGTCAGCTGTGGTCCTTGACCTGCTGCTGGCACTTCCGGAGGAGCTCCCCCGCCTGCCCTGCACGGCCCTGGTTAAACATATGTCGGATACGTACCTGCGCCTGACGGCCCCCCAGCCGGACCCAGCTGGTGAGGGCCTGCGGCCCAGAGCTGAGAATGGCGGGACAAGCCCCAGGGGGCCGGAGGAGGCCAGCCAGGCCATGCCCCAGGCCCCAGAGAATGCTGGGCCCAGTGAACCGAGATCTGCTTGGCAGGCAGCCGGGGTCTGCCCCCTGAACCCGTTCCTGGTGCCCCTGGAATTTCTAGGCCAGGCAGCCACCCCTGCGCGTTGA
- the TGFBR3L gene encoding LOW QUALITY PROTEIN: transforming growth factor-beta receptor type 3-like protein (The sequence of the model RefSeq protein was modified relative to this genomic sequence to represent the inferred CDS: inserted 2 bases in 1 codon), producing MPGAALLLLALLSGVSTLPSGPPGTPQLPSQGFPGPLWVEKSRSGKGVSCRGEWLCAQPRLLDCGQPLGLQGTHSDSASSEPGAERGVGAPLTETAPIFPRRRQRRGGWVTRLEGLRESAASSLSFGLPFXSPPAPPFPAAPGPWLRRPLFSLELSDAEDAFPRRAGPLEIPADSRVFVQAALARPSPRWDLVLHRCSVTPSSRPAPGPALALLLGGCPADSSVVFPPPPPPPLPGAARPARFSFRLRPVFNASVQFLHCQLSRCRRLRGARRTPAPLTLPPPSLCLPRDEACAGAGSGSGESPGADSPHLHTLTQPIVVTVPRPPPRPSKGVPGRAVRPEPPAPAPAALEPAPVVALVVAAFVLGAALAAGLGLVCARSAAPRGRSWPDPMSGNPYRSGARLSFPAPPAPGALPRDSAGGPQPRRPQECSEGFTPLNFIHPRNNFQVAPIIDGGGR from the exons ATGCCAGGTGCTGCACTCCTGCTCCTGGCCCTGCTCTCGGGGGTCTCCACCTTGCCCAGCGGGCCACCTG gcacccctcaacttcCCAGCCAGGGATTCCCTGGCCCGCTCTGGGTGGAGAAATCGAGGTCCGGGAAGGGGGTCTCCTGCAGAGGCGAGTGGCTTTGCGCCCAGCCTCGGTTGCTGGACTGTGGACAGCCCCTGGGTCTTCAGGGGACACACAGCGACTCTGCCAGCAGTGAGCCAGGCGCGGAGCGGGGCGTGGGTGCACCCCTCACCGAAACAGCACCCATTTTCCCAAGGAGGCGGCAGAGGCGGGGAGGTTGGGTCACTCGCCTGGAGGGTCTAAGGGAGAGCGCGGCCTCGTCCTTGTCCTTCGGGCTGCCCTT CTCCCCGCCAGCGCCCCCATTCCCGGCGGCGCCCGGGCCCTGGCTGCGCCGACCCCTTTTCAGCCTGGAGCTGTCCGACGCGGAGGACGCCTTCCCGCGCCGCGCGGGGCCGCTCGAGATCCCGGCCGACAGCCGCGTGTTCGTGCAG GCGGCCCTGGCCCGTCCCTCTCCGCGCTGGGACCTCGTCCTGCACCGCTGCTCAGTGACACCGTCCTCCCGGCCGGCCCCGGGGCCCGCCCTGGCGCTGCTGCTCGGGGGCTGCCCCGCCGACTCCTCGGTCGTcttcccgccgccgccgccgccgccgctcccggGTGCTGCCCGTCCCGCGCGCTTCAGCTTCCGCCTGCGCCCGGTCTTCAACGCCTCGGTGCAGTTCCTGCACTGCCAGCTGAGTCGCTGCCGCCGCCTCCGGGGAGCCCGCCGGACGCCCGCGCCTCTGACGCTGCCCCCGCCCTCGCTG TGTCTGCCTCGGGATGAGGCGTGCGCGGGCgccggcagcggcagcggcgagAGCCCGGGTGCCGACAGCCCCCACCTGCACACGCTGACGCAGCCCATCGTGGTCACGGTGCCGCGGCCACCCCCCA GGCCGTCCAAGGGCGTCCCCGGCCGAGCCGTGCGCCCCGAGCCGCCTGCGCCGGCCCCGGCGGCCCTGGAGCCCGCGCCGGTGGTGGCGCTGGTGGTGGCGGCCTTCGTGCTGGGCGCCGCGCTGGCTGCCGGCCTCGGCCTCGTCTGTGCGCGTTCAG CAGCCCCCAGGGGGCGCTCTTGGCCCGACCCAATGAGCGGCAACCCCTACCGCTCTGGAGCCCGCCTCTCCTTtccagcacccccagcccccggcgCCCTCCCGAGAGACTCGGCCGGCGGCCCCCAGCCCAGGAGGCCCCA GGAGTGTTCTGAAGGCTTCACGCCTTTGAACTTCATTCATCCTCGCAACAACTTCCAGGTAGCTCCTATC ATCGATGGAGGAGGCCGATGA
- the MAP2K7 gene encoding dual specificity mitogen-activated protein kinase kinase 7 isoform X4: protein MAASSLEQKLSRLEAKLKQENREARRRIDLNLDISPQRPRPIIVITLSPAPAPSQRAALQLPLANDGGSRSPSSESSPQHPTPPARPRHMLGLPSTLFTPRSMESIEIDQKLQEIMKQTGYLTIGGQRYQAEIHDLENLGEMGSGTCGQVWKMRFRKTGHVIAVKQMRRSGNKEENKRILMDLDVVLKSHDCPYIVQCFGTFITNIVKALYYLKEKHGVIHRDVKPSNILLDERGQIKLCDFGISGRLVDSKAKTRSAGCAAYMAPERIDPPDPTKPDYDIRADVWSLGISLVELATGQFPYKNCKTDFEVLTKVLQEEPPLLPGHMGFSGDFQSFVKDCLTKDHRKRPKYNKLLEHSFIKRYEMLEVDVASWFKDVMAKTESPRTSGVLSQHHLPFFR, encoded by the exons atggcggcgtccTCCCTGGAGCAGAAGCTGTCCCGCCTGGAAGCAAAGCTGAAGCAGGAGAACCGCGAGGCCCGGCGGAGGATCGACCTCAACCTGGATATCAGCCCCCAGCGGCCCAGGCCCA TTATTGTGATCACTCTAAGCCCTGCTCCTGCCCCGTCCCAACGAGCAG ccctgcagctCCCGCTGGCCAATGATGGGGGCAGCCGCTCACCGTCCTCCGAGAGCTCCCCACAGCACCCCACACCCCCTGCCCGGCCCCGCCACATGCTGGGGCTTCCGTCAACCTTGTTCACACCCCGCAGCATGGAGAG TATCGAGATTGACCAGAAGCTACAGGAGATCATGAAGCAGACGGGCTACCTGACCATCGGGGGCCAG CGGTACCAGGCAGAAATCCATGATCTGGAGAACCTGGGCGAGATGGGCAGCGGCACTTGCGGCCAGGTGTGGAAGATGCGCTTCAGGAAGACCGGCCACGTCATTGCCGTCAAG CAAATGCGGCGCTCGGGGAACAAGGAGGAGAACAAGCGGATCCTCATGGACCTGGATGTGGTCCTCAAGAGCCATGACTGCCCCTACATCGTGCAGTGTTTCGGGACCTTCATTACTAAT ATCGTGAAGGCGCTGTACTACCTGAAGGAGAAGCACGGCGTGATCCACCGTGACGTCAAGCCCTCCAACATCCTGCTGGACGAGCGGGGCCAGATCAAGCTCTGCGACTTCGGCATCAGCGGCCGTCTCGTCGATTCTAAGGCCAAGACGCGCAGCGCGGGCTGTGCCGCCTACATGGCA CCTGAGCGCATAGACCCTCCGGACCCCACCAAGCCAGACTACGACATCCGGGCCGATGTGTGGAGCCTTGGCATCTCCTTG GTGGAGCTGGCGACGGGACAGTTTCCCTACAAGAACTGCAAGACAGACTTTGAGGTCCTCACCAAAGTCCTGCAGGAAGAGCCCCCGCTCTTGCCCGGTCACATGGGCTTCTCGGGGGACTTTCAGTCCTTCGTCAAAGACTG CCTTACTAAGGATCACAGGAAGAGACCAAAGTATAATAAGCTACTT GAACACAGTTTCATCAAGCGCTACGAGATGCTGGAGGTAGACGTGGCATCCTGGTTCAAGGATGTCATGGCGAAGACCGAGTCACCGAGGACTAGCGGAGTCCTGAGCCAGCACCACCTGCCCTTCTTCAGGTAG
- the MAP2K7 gene encoding dual specificity mitogen-activated protein kinase kinase 7 isoform X3, translated as MAASSLEQKLSRLEAKLKQENREARRRIDLNLDISPQRPRPTLQLPLANDGGSRSPSSESSPQHPTPPARPRHMLGLPSTLFTPRSMESIEIDQKLQEIMKQTGYLTIGGQRYQAEIHDLENLGEMGSGTCGQVWKMRFRKTGHVIAVKQMRRSGNKEENKRILMDLDVVLKSHDCPYIVQCFGTFITNTDVFIAMELMGTCAEKLKKRVQGPIPERILGKMTVAIVKALYYLKEKHGVIHRDVKPSNILLDERGQIKLCDFGISGRLVDSKAKTRSAGCAAYMAPERIDPPDPTKPDYDIRADVWSLGISLVELATGQFPYKNCKTDFEVLTKVLQEEPPLLPGHMGFSGDFQSFVKDCLTKDHRKRPKYNKLLEHSFIKRYEMLEVDVASWFKDVMAKTESPRTSGVLSQHHLPFFR; from the exons atggcggcgtccTCCCTGGAGCAGAAGCTGTCCCGCCTGGAAGCAAAGCTGAAGCAGGAGAACCGCGAGGCCCGGCGGAGGATCGACCTCAACCTGGATATCAGCCCCCAGCGGCCCAGGCCCA ccctgcagctCCCGCTGGCCAATGATGGGGGCAGCCGCTCACCGTCCTCCGAGAGCTCCCCACAGCACCCCACACCCCCTGCCCGGCCCCGCCACATGCTGGGGCTTCCGTCAACCTTGTTCACACCCCGCAGCATGGAGAG TATCGAGATTGACCAGAAGCTACAGGAGATCATGAAGCAGACGGGCTACCTGACCATCGGGGGCCAG CGGTACCAGGCAGAAATCCATGATCTGGAGAACCTGGGCGAGATGGGCAGCGGCACTTGCGGCCAGGTGTGGAAGATGCGCTTCAGGAAGACCGGCCACGTCATTGCCGTCAAG CAAATGCGGCGCTCGGGGAACAAGGAGGAGAACAAGCGGATCCTCATGGACCTGGATGTGGTCCTCAAGAGCCATGACTGCCCCTACATCGTGCAGTGTTTCGGGACCTTCATTACTAAT ACGGATGTTTTCATCGCCATGGAGCTCATGGGCACGTGCGCTGAGAAGCTCAAGAAGCGGGTGCAGGGCCCCATTCCCGAGCGGATCCTGGGCAAGATGACGGTGGCG ATCGTGAAGGCGCTGTACTACCTGAAGGAGAAGCACGGCGTGATCCACCGTGACGTCAAGCCCTCCAACATCCTGCTGGACGAGCGGGGCCAGATCAAGCTCTGCGACTTCGGCATCAGCGGCCGTCTCGTCGATTCTAAGGCCAAGACGCGCAGCGCGGGCTGTGCCGCCTACATGGCA CCTGAGCGCATAGACCCTCCGGACCCCACCAAGCCAGACTACGACATCCGGGCCGATGTGTGGAGCCTTGGCATCTCCTTG GTGGAGCTGGCGACGGGACAGTTTCCCTACAAGAACTGCAAGACAGACTTTGAGGTCCTCACCAAAGTCCTGCAGGAAGAGCCCCCGCTCTTGCCCGGTCACATGGGCTTCTCGGGGGACTTTCAGTCCTTCGTCAAAGACTG CCTTACTAAGGATCACAGGAAGAGACCAAAGTATAATAAGCTACTT GAACACAGTTTCATCAAGCGCTACGAGATGCTGGAGGTAGACGTGGCATCCTGGTTCAAGGATGTCATGGCGAAGACCGAGTCACCGAGGACTAGCGGAGTCCTGAGCCAGCACCACCTGCCCTTCTTCAGGTAG
- the MAP2K7 gene encoding dual specificity mitogen-activated protein kinase kinase 7 isoform X2 — protein MAASSLEQKLSRLEAKLKQENREARRRIDLNLDISPQRPRPIIVITLSPAPAPSQRAALQLPLANDGGSRSPSSESSPQHPTPPARPRHMLGLPSTLFTPRSMESIEIDQKLQEIMKQTGYLTIGGQRYQAEIHDLENLGEMGSGTCGQVWKMRFRKTGHVIAVKQMRRSGNKEENKRILMDLDVVLKSHDCPYIVQCFGTFITNLMGTCAEKLKKRVQGPIPERILGKMTVAIVKALYYLKEKHGVIHRDVKPSNILLDERGQIKLCDFGISGRLVDSKAKTRSAGCAAYMAPERIDPPDPTKPDYDIRADVWSLGISLVELATGQFPYKNCKTDFEVLTKVLQEEPPLLPGHMGFSGDFQSFVKDCLTKDHRKRPKYNKLLEHSFIKRYEMLEVDVASWFKDVMAKTESPRTSGVLSQHHLPFFR, from the exons atggcggcgtccTCCCTGGAGCAGAAGCTGTCCCGCCTGGAAGCAAAGCTGAAGCAGGAGAACCGCGAGGCCCGGCGGAGGATCGACCTCAACCTGGATATCAGCCCCCAGCGGCCCAGGCCCA TTATTGTGATCACTCTAAGCCCTGCTCCTGCCCCGTCCCAACGAGCAG ccctgcagctCCCGCTGGCCAATGATGGGGGCAGCCGCTCACCGTCCTCCGAGAGCTCCCCACAGCACCCCACACCCCCTGCCCGGCCCCGCCACATGCTGGGGCTTCCGTCAACCTTGTTCACACCCCGCAGCATGGAGAG TATCGAGATTGACCAGAAGCTACAGGAGATCATGAAGCAGACGGGCTACCTGACCATCGGGGGCCAG CGGTACCAGGCAGAAATCCATGATCTGGAGAACCTGGGCGAGATGGGCAGCGGCACTTGCGGCCAGGTGTGGAAGATGCGCTTCAGGAAGACCGGCCACGTCATTGCCGTCAAG CAAATGCGGCGCTCGGGGAACAAGGAGGAGAACAAGCGGATCCTCATGGACCTGGATGTGGTCCTCAAGAGCCATGACTGCCCCTACATCGTGCAGTGTTTCGGGACCTTCATTACTAAT CTCATGGGCACGTGCGCTGAGAAGCTCAAGAAGCGGGTGCAGGGCCCCATTCCCGAGCGGATCCTGGGCAAGATGACGGTGGCG ATCGTGAAGGCGCTGTACTACCTGAAGGAGAAGCACGGCGTGATCCACCGTGACGTCAAGCCCTCCAACATCCTGCTGGACGAGCGGGGCCAGATCAAGCTCTGCGACTTCGGCATCAGCGGCCGTCTCGTCGATTCTAAGGCCAAGACGCGCAGCGCGGGCTGTGCCGCCTACATGGCA CCTGAGCGCATAGACCCTCCGGACCCCACCAAGCCAGACTACGACATCCGGGCCGATGTGTGGAGCCTTGGCATCTCCTTG GTGGAGCTGGCGACGGGACAGTTTCCCTACAAGAACTGCAAGACAGACTTTGAGGTCCTCACCAAAGTCCTGCAGGAAGAGCCCCCGCTCTTGCCCGGTCACATGGGCTTCTCGGGGGACTTTCAGTCCTTCGTCAAAGACTG CCTTACTAAGGATCACAGGAAGAGACCAAAGTATAATAAGCTACTT GAACACAGTTTCATCAAGCGCTACGAGATGCTGGAGGTAGACGTGGCATCCTGGTTCAAGGATGTCATGGCGAAGACCGAGTCACCGAGGACTAGCGGAGTCCTGAGCCAGCACCACCTGCCCTTCTTCAGGTAG
- the MAP2K7 gene encoding dual specificity mitogen-activated protein kinase kinase 7 isoform X1, with protein sequence MAASSLEQKLSRLEAKLKQENREARRRIDLNLDISPQRPRPIIVITLSPAPAPSQRAALQLPLANDGGSRSPSSESSPQHPTPPARPRHMLGLPSTLFTPRSMESIEIDQKLQEIMKQTGYLTIGGQRYQAEIHDLENLGEMGSGTCGQVWKMRFRKTGHVIAVKQMRRSGNKEENKRILMDLDVVLKSHDCPYIVQCFGTFITNTDVFIAMELMGTCAEKLKKRVQGPIPERILGKMTVAIVKALYYLKEKHGVIHRDVKPSNILLDERGQIKLCDFGISGRLVDSKAKTRSAGCAAYMAPERIDPPDPTKPDYDIRADVWSLGISLVELATGQFPYKNCKTDFEVLTKVLQEEPPLLPGHMGFSGDFQSFVKDCLTKDHRKRPKYNKLLEHSFIKRYEMLEVDVASWFKDVMAKTESPRTSGVLSQHHLPFFR encoded by the exons atggcggcgtccTCCCTGGAGCAGAAGCTGTCCCGCCTGGAAGCAAAGCTGAAGCAGGAGAACCGCGAGGCCCGGCGGAGGATCGACCTCAACCTGGATATCAGCCCCCAGCGGCCCAGGCCCA TTATTGTGATCACTCTAAGCCCTGCTCCTGCCCCGTCCCAACGAGCAG ccctgcagctCCCGCTGGCCAATGATGGGGGCAGCCGCTCACCGTCCTCCGAGAGCTCCCCACAGCACCCCACACCCCCTGCCCGGCCCCGCCACATGCTGGGGCTTCCGTCAACCTTGTTCACACCCCGCAGCATGGAGAG TATCGAGATTGACCAGAAGCTACAGGAGATCATGAAGCAGACGGGCTACCTGACCATCGGGGGCCAG CGGTACCAGGCAGAAATCCATGATCTGGAGAACCTGGGCGAGATGGGCAGCGGCACTTGCGGCCAGGTGTGGAAGATGCGCTTCAGGAAGACCGGCCACGTCATTGCCGTCAAG CAAATGCGGCGCTCGGGGAACAAGGAGGAGAACAAGCGGATCCTCATGGACCTGGATGTGGTCCTCAAGAGCCATGACTGCCCCTACATCGTGCAGTGTTTCGGGACCTTCATTACTAAT ACGGATGTTTTCATCGCCATGGAGCTCATGGGCACGTGCGCTGAGAAGCTCAAGAAGCGGGTGCAGGGCCCCATTCCCGAGCGGATCCTGGGCAAGATGACGGTGGCG ATCGTGAAGGCGCTGTACTACCTGAAGGAGAAGCACGGCGTGATCCACCGTGACGTCAAGCCCTCCAACATCCTGCTGGACGAGCGGGGCCAGATCAAGCTCTGCGACTTCGGCATCAGCGGCCGTCTCGTCGATTCTAAGGCCAAGACGCGCAGCGCGGGCTGTGCCGCCTACATGGCA CCTGAGCGCATAGACCCTCCGGACCCCACCAAGCCAGACTACGACATCCGGGCCGATGTGTGGAGCCTTGGCATCTCCTTG GTGGAGCTGGCGACGGGACAGTTTCCCTACAAGAACTGCAAGACAGACTTTGAGGTCCTCACCAAAGTCCTGCAGGAAGAGCCCCCGCTCTTGCCCGGTCACATGGGCTTCTCGGGGGACTTTCAGTCCTTCGTCAAAGACTG CCTTACTAAGGATCACAGGAAGAGACCAAAGTATAATAAGCTACTT GAACACAGTTTCATCAAGCGCTACGAGATGCTGGAGGTAGACGTGGCATCCTGGTTCAAGGATGTCATGGCGAAGACCGAGTCACCGAGGACTAGCGGAGTCCTGAGCCAGCACCACCTGCCCTTCTTCAGGTAG